The DNA window CCGCCCTTCTTGCCGGCAGCGCGAGCCTCCTCGCGGGTGAACTCGTGCGCCGTGCCCTTCTCGTGGGCCGCCCTGCCGCCTTTGCTGGCGATTTCTCGCTGCCGGGCGATGTCCATCGCCGCGAACCCCCGAAGCTTTTTCGTAGGGGCAGCGGGCGGCGGCGTCGCAGGCCTTTCGGCCGTGGCCGAAGAAGACTCGTTGTTCGACTCGTTCACCGGAAGCATTCCGCGATCATCCATATCTGGCCATCCTCTCTTTATCGGTTCCTGTTGGTTGAAACATGCGCACGACGAAGGCTGCTGTGTCCTTCTGCAGAGCGCTTTGTGCCGTGTGAAACAACGTCAAGCGGGCTCGGGGCTACTATCGTTGAAATCGTACGCCAGGCAGGGTGATTCCCTGGAGAACAGGGGGAGCCTGGCTTCTCTTCCCCCGATGAGGGGAAATCGAGCGTCAAGCCCTGGCCACGAAGGCCTTCATGAACTCCACGAGCCGCTCCACGGAGGTCACCTCGATCGCGTTGTAGATTGAAACGCGAATACCTCCCGTGGAGCGATGCCCTGCCAGTCCGACCATTCCTTCTCGGGCTGCCTCCGTCACGAATCGCTTCTCCAGCTCCTCGGTCGGGAGCCGGAACACTACATTCATGAAAGAGCGGCTTTCGTTTTCGACAGGTGCCAGGAAGAAATCCGGGCGCTCGTCGATAGCGCCGTACAACAACCCGGCTTTATGCCGGTTTCGCCGCTCCATCTCGTCAAGACCGCCAGTCTCGACGGTGTAGGCAAGCACGTTCCGGACCAGGTAGATTGCGAAGGTCGGAGGCGTGTTGTAAAGCGAGTTACTGGCGGCATGGGTGGCATAGCGGAAGATGACGGGTACGTCCTTCCGGCCCCCATCGATCAGATCTTTCCGCGCGAGCACGACTGTGACCCCGCTTGGGCCAATGTTTTTCTGCGCACCAGCGTAGATCAGTCCGAAGCGGCGGACGTCGATCCGCCTCCATAGAAAGTCGGATGACATGTCCGCCACGAGCGGCACATTTCCCGTGTCTGGTAGCCAGTGCCACTGGGTTCCAAACAGGGTGTTGTTCGTGGTCATGTGCAGATATGCGGCGCTTGGATCGAGCTGGAGCTCCTCCTGCCGCGGGATGCGCGTATACCGTTTGTCCACCTCCGTGGACGCTGCGATGCGCACCGTTCCGACACGGCCAGCCTCCTGATACGCCTTCTCGGACCAGCCTCCCGTGAGGATGTAGTCGGCGCTTTTTCCTGGAGGCAGAAGGTTCAGGGGGACCATCGCGAACTGGTGGCTCGCTCCGCCTTGCAGGAAGAGGACGTGGTAGTCGTCCGGCACATCGAGGAGCTGTCGGACCAGCGAGATGGCCTCGTCATGCACCGCCTCGAAGGCCTTCCCCCGGTGGCTGTGCTCCATGATCGACATGCCGGTGCTGTCGTAGTCGAGCAGCTCGCGCTGGGCGCGCTCCAGGGCAGGCAGGGGTAGCGCAGCAGGGCCGGCATTGAAGTTGTGGACGCGGGTCATCTGCAGGTTCTCCTGTAGGGCGGACGAGCCGGTTCGGGAAGTCCGGGGCGGCGCTATAGCACGGGTCGTCAGGTCGTCGCGGTGCCCAGCCTGTACAAAGGCGGAAGAACCGTACAGACGCGGCAGGAATTCCCCAGGCCTAACAAAAAAGAGCCCTTCGGCGGAAACAGCCGTGGGAAGCGGAACTGGAGTGTGGTGGGAACTACTTGATCTTGAGACTATCGATGAATTTATCGAAGTCTGCCTTGGCGGCCGTCACGGTCTTCTCGGGGCCAGTGAGCTTGAAGAACCAGCTCTCTCCCGCGACCGGCGTCTCGACGATGGCGCCAAGGAGTGCCCAGTCGGGCTTCGGGACGGTGGGGCCCATGCCCGGCATCCCGGACTTGTACGTCCCCCGCGCTTCGACGACGGTGACCTTGAGGTCTCCAATCGAGCGCTGATGGCGCGGATTCTCGGCGCCCGGCTTCTGTTCGAACTGTCCTACCCACCGCTGAAGGTTCTGCTCGACCGAGCCACCCGCCTGGCTCACGCTGAGTTCGGCGTCCTCGGGATCTCCGTCCACCTTCTTGACCTTGAAGGTGGCCTTCCTCATGGCGCTGGGGTTGGGGGCCGACTCCCAGCCGCTCGGCACCTCCCAGCCGAGCTCCGTTCCCCCCTGGGCGGGCCTCGTGGCCGCCGGGTGGCCGCCGGTGGGGGCAAGCGCTCCTGGAGGAGCTGCAGGCGCGTCGGGTTGGGTGGAAGCCGGCGGCTCAGGGGTCTTGGAGCACGCCGTGGTGGCAGCAGCCAGGGCAACCGTCAGTGCGGCGGCCCAGGAAACGCGGGGTCGCAGAGGGCTCATCAGGGGTTCCTCGTGAAAGAGGCCGGGACTCTAGCAGCCTCGCCCGCTCTGCAAGTAGCCCTCCGTCTCGGATCCGCTAGTAGCCCTCCGTCTTGGAGATGATCTCGTTCATGATCTCCCGCGTTCCTCCGCCGATGGGGTAGAGCCGCGCGTCCCGGAAAAGGCGCTCGACCACGTACTCGCGCATGTACCCGTAACCACCGTGAATCTGAACCGCCTGGTCGCAGACGGCGGAGCACATGTCCGTGGCGGCGTTCTTGGCCATGGCCGCGAGCCCCGTGACCATCTCGCCTCGCAGGTAGCGCATCAGGGTTTCGTGGGTCAGTGCACGGGCCGCTGCGATCCGGGTGGCCATGTCGGCCAGCTTGTGACGGGTGACCTGGAACCCGCTCACCGAGCGCCCGAAGGCCTGCCTCTCTCGCGCATAGGAGACGGACTCGCGGTAGGCGAGTTCGGCGATCGATACGCAGTTGCTCGCGAGCAGCAGGCGCTCGACCGCGAAGTTCGCCATGATCGGCACGAACCCCTGGTTCTCTTCGCCAAGCAGGTTCTCGGCCGGCACGCGGCAGCCATCGAACGCGATCTCCGCCGTATCGGAAGCCCACCAGCCCATTTTTGCCAGCTTCCGGCTGACGGTGAAGCCCTGCTCCCGTTCGATGGCGAGCAGCGAGATGCCACCGTGTCCCTTGTCCCCCGTGCGCACCGCCGTGACCAGAAGATCGGCGCGGCAACCCGAGGTGATGAACATTTTTGCGCCGGTCACCACGTAGTGATCGCCGTCGCGCACAGCGCGCGTCGTGAGTGCGGCGACGTCACTCCCGCCACCAGGCTCGGTGATGGCGAGGGCCGCAATGCGCTCCCCACGCAGCACAGGCGGGAGGAAGCGCGCCTTTTGAGCGTCCGTGCCGACGGCCAGGATGGGTGGGAGCGCGATGCGGTGGCTGCCGAGGCCTGCCGCGACGCCCACGCTCTTCCCTTCGAGGATCAGCTCGTCGGCCTCCGCCAGCACGTGGGACAGGTCGCCCCCCACTCCCCCGAGGGGCTCCGGGTAGCCGACCCCCAGCAGACCGGCAGCTGCGGCGCTGGTGTACAGCGCGCGCGGGAACTCTCCTCGTTCTTCCCACTCGTACGCGTGGGGCGCGATCTCGGTCCGAGCCCAGCGCCTCGCCGCACTGCGCAGCGCGGCGTGGGTTTCATCTTCGAACAGGGGAGGAAGAAGCGGCATATCGAGTCGTCTCCGCGCCCATGCTATGGGGGAACCCCATGGATCCGTACTTCCGGCGGGCATTCAATCAGGTTTTCCGGCCCGAGCTGTACCAGGAGTACATGCGCCGCCTCGAGCAGCGGCTCCAGACGTCCATCGCCTTTCGCGTGGCCGAGACACCGCTCTTCATCCCCCCTTCTTTGAGGGATCGCCTCGCGCGTCACGCCACCGAGATCGTGCGTCAGATCTCGGAGCCGAGCCTGGTGGAGAAATTGAAGAGAGCCATCCCCCCTCATCTCGACGCGCCTGGGATGGATCCGCTTCCCAACTGCGTTCAGGTGGACTTTGCCATCGTCCGCGGTCCCGACGGCGAGCTGGATGGCCGGGTGGTGGAACTCCAGGCCTTCCCTTCACTGTATGCGCTCATGGTCGTGCAGTCCGAGATCCTCGCCGACGTGCTGCGTCCCTATCCCGAGCTGGATCGGAGCTGGTCCGTCTACTTCAATGGACTCTCCCGCGATGGCTTCGTCGAACACCTGCGCCGTACGGTGCTCGGGGGTGAAGCGCCGGAGAATGTCGTGCTTCTCGACCTCAATCCACCCACGCAGAAAACGTTCCCCGACTTCACCGCCACGAAGATGCTGCTCGACGTGGACTCCGTCTGCCCGACCTCCCTCCTCCGGGAAGGACGACGCCTGTTCCGCAAGGTCGACGGGAAGCTCGTCCAGGTCCGGCGCATCTACAACCGGGTCGTCTTCGATGAGCTCCAGCGCACCCGAGCCGAGCTGCCGTTCCGCTACACGGACGAGCTCGATGTGAGCTGGTGCTCGCACCCGAACTGGTACTGGACCTGGTCGAAGACCACGCTCCCCCATATCGATCACGT is part of the Chondromyces crocatus genome and encodes:
- the serC gene encoding 3-phosphoserine/phosphohydroxythreonine transaminase encodes the protein MTRVHNFNAGPAALPLPALERAQRELLDYDSTGMSIMEHSHRGKAFEAVHDEAISLVRQLLDVPDDYHVLFLQGGASHQFAMVPLNLLPPGKSADYILTGGWSEKAYQEAGRVGTVRIAASTEVDKRYTRIPRQEELQLDPSAAYLHMTTNNTLFGTQWHWLPDTGNVPLVADMSSDFLWRRIDVRRFGLIYAGAQKNIGPSGVTVVLARKDLIDGGRKDVPVIFRYATHAASNSLYNTPPTFAIYLVRNVLAYTVETGGLDEMERRNRHKAGLLYGAIDERPDFFLAPVENESRSFMNVVFRLPTEELEKRFVTEAAREGMVGLAGHRSTGGIRVSIYNAIEVTSVERLVEFMKAFVARA
- a CDS encoding acyl-CoA dehydrogenase family protein, with the translated sequence MPLLPPLFEDETHAALRSAARRWARTEIAPHAYEWEERGEFPRALYTSAAAAGLLGVGYPEPLGGVGGDLSHVLAEADELILEGKSVGVAAGLGSHRIALPPILAVGTDAQKARFLPPVLRGERIAALAITEPGGGSDVAALTTRAVRDGDHYVVTGAKMFITSGCRADLLVTAVRTGDKGHGGISLLAIEREQGFTVSRKLAKMGWWASDTAEIAFDGCRVPAENLLGEENQGFVPIMANFAVERLLLASNCVSIAELAYRESVSYARERQAFGRSVSGFQVTRHKLADMATRIAAARALTHETLMRYLRGEMVTGLAAMAKNAATDMCSAVCDQAVQIHGGYGYMREYVVERLFRDARLYPIGGGTREIMNEIISKTEGY